The following coding sequences lie in one Zingiber officinale cultivar Zhangliang chromosome 2B, Zo_v1.1, whole genome shotgun sequence genomic window:
- the LOC122046525 gene encoding VQ motif-containing protein 19-like translates to MTRFLAQQWLETTEQIPGTMPHKLTNRSLRNCQPATSSVLLSLRFKLSRPSVVMETLPTSPSSATSGSCISISINGGGTPKSIDSSSSPTTFVQADCSSFKKVVQMLTGGTSFGAAPPTNAPLPPPRSKVPGTGPKRKSFKLYERRESLKNLKMKNLTMTLHKATVSRLPPRNQPSPSSLDFPDMYLSPITPLVADPFCPRWTSAEQDCDIAERGFYLRPSPREAEPPKLLPLFPLTSPKMSSA, encoded by the coding sequence ATGACTAGATTCCTGGCACAGCAGTGGCTGGAAACTACTGAGCAAATTCCAGGAACCATGCCGCATAAATTAACAAACAGATCCCTAAGGAATTGCCAACCGGCAACCTCCTCTGTTCTCCTTTCCCTTCGCTTCAAGCTTTCACGGCCATCAGTGGTCATGGAAACACTTCCCACCTCCCCCAGCTCCGCCACCAGCGGCAGCTGCATCAGCATCAGCATCAACGGTGGAGGAACGCCAAAATCCATCGATTCTAGCTCGTCCCCCACCACTTTCGTCCAGGCCGACTGTTCCTCCTTCAAGAAAGTGGTCCAGATGCTCACCGGCGGTACCTCCTTCGGAGCCGCGCCTCCCACCAACGCGCCACTGCCGCCGCCTCGGAGTAAAGTTCCAGGTACCGGCCCCAAAAGGAAATCTTTCAAGTTATACGAACGGCGAGAGAGCCTCAAGAACCTCAAGATGAAGAACCTCACGATGACCTTGCACAAGGCGACCGTATCGCGGCTGCCGCCAAGGAATCAACCGTCTCCGAGCTCGCTGGACTTTCCTGACATGTATCTGAGCCCCATCACGCCGCTGGTCGCCGACCCCTTCTGCCCTCGTTGGACATCAGCCGAGCAGGACTGCGACATCGCCGAGAGAGGGTTCTACTTGCGGCCGTCGCCGAGGGAGGCAGAGCCGCCGAAGCTGCTGCCGCTTTTTCCTCTGACGTCTCCGAAGATGTCCTCTGCATGA
- the LOC122046520 gene encoding L-type lectin-domain containing receptor kinase VII.1-like — translation MASSMPPSLLLLLLLLSFLWTLSSAVEVLLNGFNASNLSLFANATLEPFPSSSRLLRRLFMLSLTSKDPFSLGRALLPDPIPTKSSSLGVLSFYVSFLFSMATVPQALPGHGLSFLFAPSQDTLGATSSQHLGLFNRSSDGDPSSRVLAVEFDVFGNPELHDMNGNHVGVNRNSLNSIQAAAAGYWLEDGVTFESLTLNDGSNYQAWVDYAGAKLNVTMAPAKLGVKPRRPLISFKIDLSDVFLDDMYVGFAASNGQLMQHHRVLGLSFSYTNSSASTGLITTDLPDFITLESDKTRLLIILPVSATVIAILMAGIIGLWVANRRRRRDRGNRGELVEEMIEEWESEYWPHRIEYHQIAAATDGFSGSNLVGQGGNGKVYKGLLGGEQVAVKVFSQTNEAEAKHFSSEVRTLGRLKHRNLVGLRGWCRTRRATASKMILVYDYMKNGSLDQWIFGDGKRLDWQSRVRILREVAAAVLYLHEGWGGETVVLHRDVKASNVMLDGDMTGRLGDFGLARAHRRGLPLGTTQVMGTVGYLAPEVVRTGRATTATDVYAFGVLTLELASGRRAVEDGRPPLVTWSREVVKVNGDLAVLEARMRESEGFDDWEAVRLVAVGLACTSEDAVTRPTMRQVVRMLEAEEQEVAEDGARGRAEATSWLLDARLRTTVESDRAWGQHQRPQPRHHLTINELRNSISICMPLTGSDIIVQPR, via the coding sequence ATGGCGTCTTCAATGCCGCCGtcgctcctcctccttctcctcctcctcagcTTCCTCTGGACTCTCTCTTCCGCCGTCGAAGTCCTCCTCAACGGCTTCAACGCCTCCAACCTCAGCCTCTTCGCCAACGCCACTCTCGAGCCCTTCCCCTCAAGCTCCCGCCTCCTCCGCCGCCTCTTCATGCTCTCTCTCACTTCCAAGGACCCCTTCTCCCTCGGCCGCGCCCTCCTCCCCGACCCCATCCCCACCAAATCTTCCTCCCTCGGCGTACTTTCCTTCTATGTTTCCTTCCTTTTCTCCATGGCCACCGTCCCCCAGGCCCTACCCGGCCACGGTCTGTCCTTCCTCTTCGCTCCCTCCCAAGACACCCTCGGCGCCACCTCTTCCCAGCACCTCGGCCTCTTCAATCGATCCTCTGATGGAGACCCCTCGTCCCGCGTCTTGGCCGTCGAGTTCGACGTCTTCGGCAACCCGGAATTGCACGATATGAACGGCAACCATGTCGGCGTCAACCGCAATTCCCTCAATTCTATTCAAGCTGCCGCCGCCGGATATTGGCTCGAAGACGGAGTTACCTTCGAAAGTCTCACCCTAAATGACGGATCCAATTACCAGGCTTGGGTCGACTACGCCGGCGCCAAACTCAACGTCACCATGGCCCCTGCAAAACTCGGCGTTAAGCCGCGCCGCCCCCTCATCTCTTTCAAAATCGACCTCTCCGACGTCTTTCTCGACGATATGTACGTCGGATTCGCCGCCTCTAACGGGCAATTAATGCAGCACCACCGCGTCCTTGGTCTGAGCTTCAGCTACACTAATTCTTCTGCCAGCACCGGCCTAATCACGACTGATCTCCCTGATTTCATCACGCTGGAATCTGACAAGACGCGCCTTTTGATCATCCTTCCTGTGTCTGCGACGGTGATCGCGATTCTTATGGCGGGAATAATAGGTTTATGGGTAGCCAACCGCCGTAGGAGGAGAGACAGGGGAAACAGGGGAGAGTTGGTCGAAGAGATGATAGAGGAATGGGAATCGGAGTATTGGCCACATCGAATCGAGTATCATCAGATTGCCGCCGCCACGGACGGTTTCTCCGGCAGCAATCTCGTCGGCCAAGGAGGCAACGGGAAGGTCTACAAGGGGCTGCTCGGAGGCGAACAGGTGGCGGTGAAGGTTTTCTCACAAACCAACGAGGCGGAGGCGAAGCATTTCTCGTCGGAGGTTCGCACACTCGGCCGGCTGAAGCACCGTAACCTGGTCGGCCTCCGAGGGTGGTGCCGGACGCGACGAGCAACCGCCAGCAAGATGATTCTCGTGTACGACTACATGAAGAACGGAAGCCTTGACCAGTGGATCTTTGGCGATGGGAAGCGATTGGATTGGCAATCGAGGGTGAGGATCCTTCGAGAGGTGGCGGCGGCGGTGTTGTACCTGCACGAGGGCTGGGGAGGCGAGACGGTGGTGCTCCACCGTGATGTCAAGGCGAGCAACGTGATGCTGGACGGCGACATGACCGGTCGGCTGGGCGATTTCGGGCTGGCGCGGGCGCACCGGAGGGGGCTGCCTTTGGGGACCACCCAGGTGATGGGGACAGTGGGGTACCTGGCGCCAGAGGTGGTGAGGACTGGGCGGGCGACGACGGCGACGGACGTGTACGCCTTCGGGGTGCTGACGTTGGAGTTGGCGAGCGGGCGGAGGGCGGTGGAAGATGGGCGTCCGCCTCTGGTTACATGGTCTCGGGAGGTTGTGAAGGTGAACGGGGATCTGGCAGTGTTGGAAGCGAGGATGCGGGAATCGGAGGGGTTCGACGACTGGGAGGCGGTGCGGCTGGTGGCAGTGGGGTTGGCATGCACGAGCGAGGATGCAGTGACGCGGCCGACGATGAGACAGGTGGTGCGGATGTTGGAGGCGGAGGAGCAGGAGGTGGCAGAGGACGGCGCGCGCGGCAGGGCGGAGGCGACGTCGTGGCTTCTAGATGCGCGGCTGCGGACGACGGTGGAGTCTGACAGGGCGTGGGGACAGCACCAGCGTCCGCAGCCGCGGCACCACCTCACGATCAATGAGCTTCGAAATTCGATCTCCATTTGCATGCCGCTGACTGGGTCCGATATCATCGTACAGCCACGTTAA